The Caminicella sporogenes DSM 14501 genomic interval TTTATTTTCAGTTTGACGCCTGAGTATATCCAGACAATTTATTATAGTTACACCTGCATTGAGCATGACATAAAATTGCCTACAAAATATTGATATATCTTTTATTTTAACTTTATTAAATATCTTAAAACTCTTTATATCTTTACTTTTATGCACCTCTTCTACAAAAATTGGAAAATATTTTTTTCCTTTAAGCATATTTATAACTTGATTTTTTGTAGAAGTTTCATAAACTCCATCAATCTTTTCACCACTACTGCTCACTGCCTTATATTTAAATATGGGCATAAATCCACCCCTTTATCTTTAACATCTGTTTAAAAATTTTATAATTTTACACAATATATATGCCCAAAATTTACATATTAAAACCCAATAAATTTTTCTAACATCTCTCTTTCAACTGCATAATTAAGTGCTGTCTGTCTACTTATAATTCCTCTATTGTAAAGCTCACTTATAGAACTGTCCATAGTTTTCATTCCATATCTCAATCCAGTCTGTACTATTGTCTGCATCTGATGAGTTTTACCTTCTCTTATGAGATTGCGTATAGCTGTCGTTGCAATCATTATTTCAAGTGCAGCTACACGCCCATCACCATCTTTTTTAGGTAATAACTGCTGAGAAATTATCCCTTCTAAAACTGTAGAAAGTTGAATTCTAATCTGATGCTGCTGATAAGGCGGAAATACATCTATTATTCTATCTACAGTTTTAGCTGCACCTATTGTATGTAAAGTAGACATTACTAGATGTCCAGTTTCTGCAGCAGTTATAGCAGTAGATATAGTTTCCAAATCCCTCATTTCCCCTACTAAAATAACATCAGGGTCTTGCCTTAATGCAGCTCTTAAAGCATCTGCATAACTAGATGAATCATTGCCTATTTCTCTCTGATTGACAATACTTTTTTTATGTTTATGAAGATACTCTATCGGGTCTTCTAAAGTCAAAACATGACAGGTTCTATTATTATTAATATAATCTATCATAGCAGCCAATGTAGTAGATTTTCCACTTCCAGTTGGTCCTGTCACTAAAATAAGTCCTCTCTTTTTACTTGCCAACTCTTTTATAACAGGCGGCAATCCCAATTCTTCAATAGAAGGTATTTTTAAAGCAACTACTCTAATAGCCATTCCAAAACTTCCTCTTTGTTTGTAGACATTTACTCTAAACCTGCCTAATCCAGTACTTGAAAAAGAAAGGTCTACTTCTCCTTTTTCTTGAAGTTTTTTAAACTGATTTTCAGTAAGTACTTGTTTAACAAGTCTATTCGTATCATCTGGAGTTAATATTTTTTCTCCATATCTTTCTAATCTGCCATTTATTCTTATAATCGGTGGCACTCCAACTGTTATATGCAAATCTGAAGCATTCATTTCTACTGTTTTTTTTAACAAATCCAGCATATCCATAAATAATCCCACCTAATCTAAACTATAAGTAATTTTCAATAATTCTTCTATTGTAGTTATTCCCTCTAAAACTAATTCTACACAGCTCTCTTTAAGGGTTATCATACCTTTCTTTATTGAAATATCCCTCAAAATATCAGCACTTTTCCTATTATCTATCTCTATTCTCAACTTTTTATCTATTGGCATGATTTCATGTATAGCTGTTCTCCCTTTATAACCTGTATTGTTACAGACACTACATCCTCTACCTCTATACAAAAAAATATCTTCTTCTTGCTGTATACCCAATAAATCTTTTTCGAAACTACTAGCTGTATACTTTTCCTTACATTCATCACATATTTTTCTAACTAACCTTTGTGCTACAACACCCACTAAAGAAGTAGATACAAGATAAGGTTCTATACCCATATCCATAAGTCTTACAATAGTTGATGCCGTATCATTAGTATGCATTGTACTCAAAACAAGATGTCCAGTTATAGCTGCTCTTACTGCTATCTTAGCCGTTTCTACATCTCTTATTTCTCCAATCATTATTATATCTGGGTCTTGTCTTAAAATTGACCTTAATGCATTGGCA includes:
- a CDS encoding type IV pilus twitching motility protein PilT: MDMLDLLKKTVEMNASDLHITVGVPPIIRINGRLERYGEKILTPDDTNRLVKQVLTENQFKKLQEKGEVDLSFSSTGLGRFRVNVYKQRGSFGMAIRVVALKIPSIEELGLPPVIKELASKKRGLILVTGPTGSGKSTTLAAMIDYINNNRTCHVLTLEDPIEYLHKHKKSIVNQREIGNDSSSYADALRAALRQDPDVILVGEMRDLETISTAITAAETGHLVMSTLHTIGAAKTVDRIIDVFPPYQQHQIRIQLSTVLEGIISQQLLPKKDGDGRVAALEIMIATTAIRNLIREGKTHQMQTIVQTGLRYGMKTMDSSISELYNRGIISRQTALNYAVEREMLEKFIGF